In the Nitrosarchaeum sp. genome, one interval contains:
- a CDS encoding threonine--tRNA ligase, translating into MRILQLHCDSIEYTPTKKEIKSAEEIVPETKRLEEVVVVFVAIENGDDSSVAQNAVSQIKNSMAKIGCKKLLLYPYAHLSSNLAAPSTALSLLKEMESFATDLEVSHSPFGWTKSYHLKVKGHPLAESSKVVTKENIGEKTSPEEKEMTSEALKGESKITSYWKILSPDGTLENIGDFNFSKYQKLEVLAKYESAKKRAVDEPPPHVALMKKMGIADYEPASDSGNMRFFPNGRLIKSLVERFVTDKVKEYGGYEVETPIMYDSHHPSMVSYFNRFPARQYNIDSEGKKLFLRFAACFGQFLMANEFQLSYKNLPYRLYELTRYSFRREQSGELVGLRRLRAFTMPDCHAFCKDVPQSIEEIKVRFDLSRNVLKELGIIESDYEMAIRFTEDFYNENKSSINELVKKHGRPVLVEMWKEKFFYFVLKWEFNFVDSMGKASALSTDQIDVENGNRYGIEFVDEHNTRKNPIILHNSPSGAIERIIYVILEKAAQEIKEGKKPQFPLWLAPTQVRVIPLKEEFSKICDSLFDKLSSQNIRVDIDDRNETIGKRIRDAERDWIRYTLVIGEKEANSENLSIRDRQTGNVRELTFDDFINEMSEQTKGKPFTGLNLPKYLSQRPQLMV; encoded by the coding sequence ATGCGTATATTGCAACTGCACTGTGACAGCATAGAATACACTCCAACAAAAAAAGAGATCAAAAGTGCTGAAGAGATTGTTCCTGAAACAAAAAGATTAGAAGAAGTTGTTGTTGTTTTTGTAGCAATTGAAAATGGTGATGATTCATCTGTTGCTCAAAATGCCGTTTCACAAATAAAAAATTCCATGGCAAAAATTGGATGTAAAAAATTATTATTATACCCATATGCTCATCTCAGCTCAAATTTAGCGGCCCCCTCAACTGCATTATCTTTACTCAAAGAGATGGAGTCTTTTGCAACTGATCTTGAAGTATCTCACTCTCCGTTTGGCTGGACAAAATCATATCATCTTAAAGTAAAAGGACATCCATTAGCCGAAAGTTCCAAAGTTGTAACAAAAGAAAATATTGGTGAAAAAACATCGCCTGAAGAAAAAGAGATGACATCTGAAGCACTAAAAGGAGAATCAAAAATTACTTCGTATTGGAAAATACTCTCTCCAGATGGGACTCTAGAAAACATTGGAGATTTTAATTTTTCAAAATATCAAAAACTCGAAGTACTTGCAAAATATGAATCAGCAAAAAAACGAGCAGTAGATGAACCTCCACCACATGTTGCATTGATGAAAAAAATGGGTATTGCAGACTATGAACCCGCATCTGATTCTGGAAACATGCGTTTTTTCCCAAATGGCCGTTTGATAAAATCACTTGTTGAAAGATTTGTCACTGATAAAGTCAAAGAATACGGTGGTTACGAAGTTGAAACTCCAATTATGTATGACTCACATCATCCAAGTATGGTTAGTTATTTCAATAGATTTCCTGCAAGACAATATAATATTGATTCTGAAGGGAAAAAATTATTTTTAAGATTTGCAGCCTGTTTTGGACAATTTTTGATGGCAAATGAATTCCAATTGTCATACAAGAATCTGCCTTACAGATTATACGAATTAACTCGTTATAGTTTTAGACGTGAACAATCTGGAGAATTAGTAGGATTAAGACGTCTACGCGCATTTACTATGCCTGACTGTCATGCATTTTGTAAAGATGTGCCGCAATCAATTGAAGAAATTAAAGTTAGATTTGATTTATCTCGCAATGTTCTAAAAGAACTTGGAATTATAGAGTCTGATTATGAGATGGCAATTAGATTTACTGAGGATTTCTATAATGAAAATAAATCATCAATTAATGAATTAGTAAAGAAACATGGAAGACCAGTGCTTGTTGAAATGTGGAAAGAAAAATTCTTTTATTTTGTTTTAAAATGGGAGTTTAACTTTGTAGATTCTATGGGAAAAGCATCTGCCCTTTCTACTGATCAAATTGATGTTGAAAATGGAAATCGATATGGTATTGAATTTGTAGACGAACATAATACTCGCAAAAATCCTATAATATTGCATAATTCTCCAAGTGGGGCAATTGAGAGAATAATTTATGTAATTTTAGAAAAAGCAGCTCAGGAAATTAAAGAAGGAAAAAAACCGCAGTTTCCATTATGGCTTGCACCAACACAAGTTAGAGTAATTCCGCTAAAAGAAGAATTTTCTAAGATTTGTGATAGTCTATTTGATAAACTATCCTCTCAAAATATTCGCGTAGACATTGATGATAGAAACGAAACTATCGGAAAGAGAATTAGAGACGCTGAAAGAGATTGGATTCGCTATACTTTGGTAATTGGAGAAAAAGAAGCAAATTCGGAAAATCTAAGTATTAGGGATAGACAAACAGGAAATGTTAGAGAATTGACATTTGATGATTTTATTAATGAAATGAGTGAACAAACAAAAGGCAAGCCATTTACCGGACTAAATCTTCCAAAATATCTTTCACAAAGACCCCAACTGATGGTGTAA
- a CDS encoding CDP-alcohol phosphatidyltransferase family protein — translation MLNNLRGTLQPILEKIGKAFASTGLSPNFWTVVGLLFALASAVVYGMGIEFGLIIGGILLLVSGFFDMVDGQVARVTGKTSKKGSYLDSMFDKIAEVAIFLGLLIGGYAEPYLVMLAITLSLLVSYARAKSDALNINLQGIGIGERAERLLVIAIIGIIGYIEPAVMIVAVIAGITLIQRMISTAKNIKE, via the coding sequence ATGCTAAATAATCTAAGAGGAACACTGCAACCAATACTTGAAAAGATTGGAAAAGCGTTTGCATCTACTGGACTCTCACCAAACTTTTGGACAGTTGTAGGTTTATTGTTTGCCCTTGCATCTGCAGTAGTGTATGGAATGGGGATTGAATTTGGATTAATTATTGGTGGTATTTTGCTACTTGTATCTGGTTTTTTTGATATGGTTGATGGGCAAGTTGCAAGGGTAACTGGAAAAACTTCCAAGAAAGGATCATATCTTGATTCGATGTTTGACAAGATTGCTGAAGTTGCAATCTTTTTAGGATTATTGATTGGTGGATACGCCGAACCATATCTTGTAATGCTTGCAATCACATTGTCGTTATTGGTAAGTTATGCTCGAGCAAAATCTGATGCACTTAACATCAATCTGCAAGGAATTGGCATTGGTGAGAGAGCAGAACGTCTACTAGTTATTGCAATAATTGGGATAATTGGATATATCGAACCTGCAGTAATGATTGTTGCAGTAATTGCAGGAATTACGTTGATTCAAAGAATGATATCTACTGCTAAAAACATTAAGGAATAA
- a CDS encoding PfkB family carbohydrate kinase: MKLALFSHCAIDSITLEGKTHEQIGGAACYGGLTAKELKFDVSLFTKFGKDFPQQYLAQNKIKFENGLSEKLTTRFAINITGSDRTLKLLNQCEPIEYDAINADGSLITPIFHEISSETFSKIKKDSSFTLVDPQGFLRRIDSDKNVVLENTELDLTGVNTIKVNPEESQKIVNGTNDEMMIALQKKGVEHVLFTNKTEVSLLVKDKIYSITLPNKEIYDTTGIGDIFCATFCCTMLKEKDFLWALCFAGGSAQAALDSKQVGLLKIPQKHAIETNASYFYNLVKYRTI, encoded by the coding sequence ATGAAACTGGCATTATTTTCACATTGTGCAATTGATTCAATTACATTAGAGGGTAAAACTCATGAACAAATCGGAGGTGCAGCTTGCTATGGGGGATTGACTGCAAAGGAACTTAAATTCGATGTATCTCTATTTACAAAATTTGGTAAAGATTTTCCACAACAATATCTAGCTCAAAATAAAATCAAATTTGAGAATGGATTGTCTGAGAAACTTACTACTCGATTTGCCATAAATATAACCGGTTCCGATAGAACACTTAAACTACTAAATCAATGCGAACCAATTGAATATGATGCCATCAATGCTGATGGTTCGTTAATCACGCCAATCTTTCATGAAATTTCATCTGAAACATTTTCTAAAATAAAAAAAGATTCCAGTTTTACTCTAGTTGATCCACAAGGGTTTTTGCGTAGAATTGATTCAGACAAAAATGTAGTTTTAGAAAATACTGAACTTGATCTAACTGGCGTTAATACAATTAAGGTAAATCCTGAAGAGTCTCAAAAAATTGTAAATGGAACAAATGATGAGATGATGATTGCATTACAAAAAAAAGGTGTTGAACATGTATTATTTACAAACAAAACTGAAGTGTCGTTATTGGTGAAAGATAAAATTTATTCCATTACTTTACCCAACAAGGAAATTTATGATACTACTGGTATTGGTGATATTTTTTGTGCAACGTTTTGTTGTACCATGCTAAAAGAAAAAGACTTTCTTTGGGCTTTGTGTTTTGCAGGTGGTTCAGCCCAGGCCGCACTTGATTCAAAGCAGGTAGGTCTACTAAAAATACCCCAAAAACATGCAATTGAGACTAATGCTTCATATTTTTACAATTTGGTAAAGTATAGAACAATTTAG
- a CDS encoding 30S ribosomal protein S26e: protein MPLKRASRGRTKGGKGSSGTVQCTNCGCTVPKDKAKKVTGRINLVEHTLAKELRAQGAYIASPTVLKWYCISCAIHFKILKIRSEDSRRQRGKLR from the coding sequence ATGCCACTTAAACGTGCAAGTCGAGGTCGTACTAAAGGAGGCAAAGGATCCTCAGGAACAGTACAGTGTACAAATTGTGGTTGTACCGTTCCAAAAGATAAAGCAAAGAAAGTCACTGGCAGAATCAATCTAGTTGAACATACTTTGGCAAAAGAACTACGAGCTCAAGGAGCATACATTGCATCACCAACAGTTTTGAAATGGTACTGCATCTCTTGTGCAATTCACTTTAAGATTTTAAAAATTAGATCTGAAGACAGCAGAAGACAGCGTGGAAAACTGCGTTAG
- the speB gene encoding agmatinase translates to MSFLDLYMNRNPMITTSSSDSEPVATVFGIPFDSTHSYKPGCRFGPDVIRDAFNNIEIFHPQFGIDLESVNIEDLGNTTHTVVASEMIDMVSKITKELVEKKRQLFILGGEHSLTFGTYMSFPKETGYVVFDAHYDLRDEFANTNLSHAAYLRRIVEQRGADNILHVGARAFVKEELEFLKEHNIKTISDKEVREGNGPKMLKDFTSSFDSLYTSFDLDVLDPAYAPGVGNPEAAGMTSRELFDLIYSLENKNVTGVDIVELNPQYDNGATASIAAKIMSTLIAMNLSRLNYK, encoded by the coding sequence ATGAGTTTTCTTGATTTATACATGAATAGAAATCCAATGATCACTACTTCATCTAGTGATTCTGAGCCTGTAGCTACAGTATTTGGAATTCCATTTGATTCAACTCATTCGTACAAGCCTGGATGCCGATTTGGACCTGATGTAATTCGTGATGCTTTTAACAATATTGAGATATTTCATCCTCAATTTGGCATTGACTTAGAATCTGTAAACATTGAAGATCTGGGAAATACAACTCATACAGTTGTTGCAAGTGAGATGATTGACATGGTTAGTAAGATCACAAAAGAACTAGTTGAAAAGAAAAGACAATTGTTTATTTTAGGTGGTGAACATTCTCTTACATTTGGTACATACATGAGTTTTCCAAAAGAAACTGGCTATGTTGTTTTTGATGCTCATTATGATTTACGTGATGAATTTGCAAATACAAATCTAAGTCATGCTGCATATCTAAGAAGAATTGTAGAGCAGAGAGGTGCAGATAACATCTTACATGTTGGCGCACGTGCTTTTGTTAAAGAGGAACTTGAATTTCTAAAAGAACATAATATCAAAACCATTTCAGACAAAGAAGTGCGAGAAGGAAATGGCCCTAAAATGCTAAAAGACTTTACATCCTCTTTTGATTCTTTGTATACTAGTTTTGATTTAGATGTATTAGATCCTGCATATGCTCCTGGTGTTGGAAATCCTGAAGCTGCAGGTATGACCTCTCGAGAATTATTTGATTTAATTTATTCACTTGAAAACAAGAATGTAACTGGTGTTGACATCGTAGAATTAAACCCTCAATATGATAATGGTGCTACTGCCTCAATTGCTGCAAAGATCATGTCTACATTGATTGCTATGAATTTATCTCGATTAAATTATAAGTAA